The Flavobacterium psychrophilum genome includes a region encoding these proteins:
- a CDS encoding DNA methylase, which yields MDLFSDNNGPQNILPYDGEALYYGNMLTETLATQYFNILLNDIPWQHDEAVIYGKRIVTKRKVAWYGDDAYDYTYSRTTKTALPWTPALLELKELVEKTCNTIFNSCLLNLYHDGDEGMAWHSDDEKALGKNTAIGSLSLGAVRKFSFRHKQTSEKKEIILDNGSLLVMQGTTQTHWLHRLPKSTKIKHPRINLTFRTIVLR from the coding sequence ATGGATCTTTTTTCTGACAACAACGGGCCTCAAAATATATTGCCTTATGATGGCGAAGCGCTGTATTATGGAAATATGTTAACCGAAACGCTGGCAACGCAGTATTTTAACATCCTGCTAAACGATATTCCGTGGCAGCATGATGAGGCTGTAATTTACGGAAAAAGGATTGTTACCAAACGAAAAGTAGCCTGGTATGGCGATGACGCATACGACTACACTTATTCGCGCACCACAAAAACGGCGCTACCCTGGACTCCAGCCCTATTGGAATTGAAAGAATTGGTAGAAAAAACCTGCAATACTATATTCAACTCTTGCCTTTTAAATCTGTACCACGATGGCGACGAAGGCATGGCATGGCACAGTGATGATGAAAAAGCGTTAGGGAAAAATACGGCAATAGGTTCTTTAAGTCTTGGCGCTGTAAGAAAATTCAGTTTCAGACATAAGCAAACCAGTGAGAAAAAAGAGATAATTTTAGACAATGGCAGTCTGTTAGTAATGCAGGGCACCACGCAAACCCACTGGCTGCACAGATTGCCGAAATCCACCAAAATAAAGCATCCGCGAATAAATTTAACCTTCAGGACTATCGTGCTACGATAA
- a CDS encoding UDP-N-acetylglucosamine 1-carboxyvinyltransferase, with amino-acid sequence MGTFKIEGGAPLKGEITPQGAKNEALQVLCTVLLTPEKVTITNIPDIIDVNKLITLLRNLGVKIEKLAHGSYSFQADEVNLSYLESEAFKEEGKSLRGSIMIVGPLLARFGKGYIPKPGGDKIGRRRLDTHFEGFISLGASFRYNKEDHFYGVEADRLKGTYMLLDEASVTGTANIVMAAVLAEGTTTIYNAACEPYLQQLCNMLNRMGAKITGIGSNLLVIEGVDNLGGCDHRILPDMIEIGSWIGLAAMTRSEITIKNVSWENLGVIPNTFRKLGITIERRGDDIYIPAHTDGYEIQNYIDGSILTIADAPWPGFTPDLLSIILVVATQAKGEVLIHQKMFESRLFFTDRLIDMGAKIILCDPHRATVIGHDFKSTLKGIMMSSPDIRAGISLLIAALSAKGVSTIQNSDQIDRGYERIDERLRAIGAKIERFD; translated from the coding sequence ATGGGAACATTTAAAATTGAAGGAGGGGCACCGCTAAAAGGTGAAATTACGCCTCAGGGCGCAAAAAATGAAGCATTACAGGTATTATGCACTGTGCTTCTTACACCCGAGAAAGTAACCATTACGAACATCCCTGATATTATAGACGTTAATAAGCTTATTACTTTATTACGTAACCTGGGTGTTAAAATAGAAAAACTGGCTCATGGCTCATACAGCTTCCAGGCTGATGAGGTTAACCTTTCTTATCTTGAATCTGAAGCATTTAAAGAAGAAGGTAAGTCGCTAAGGGGGTCTATCATGATTGTTGGCCCATTATTAGCACGATTTGGTAAAGGATATATTCCTAAACCGGGCGGTGACAAAATTGGCCGCAGAAGGCTTGATACCCACTTTGAAGGTTTTATTAGCCTTGGCGCATCATTCCGTTACAACAAAGAAGACCATTTTTATGGTGTTGAGGCCGACAGGCTAAAAGGTACCTATATGCTTCTTGATGAGGCATCGGTTACCGGTACTGCAAACATTGTTATGGCTGCTGTACTTGCCGAAGGCACAACAACAATATATAACGCTGCCTGCGAACCTTACCTGCAACAGCTTTGCAACATGCTTAACCGCATGGGGGCTAAAATTACAGGTATAGGGTCTAACCTTCTTGTTATAGAAGGTGTTGACAATCTTGGCGGATGCGATCACCGTATCCTTCCCGATATGATCGAGATAGGCAGCTGGATAGGCCTTGCAGCGATGACACGCAGTGAGATTACTATTAAAAATGTAAGCTGGGAAAACCTTGGCGTTATACCTAATACCTTCAGGAAACTGGGTATTACAATAGAACGCAGGGGAGATGATATCTATATTCCTGCTCACACAGATGGTTACGAAATTCAGAACTATATAGACGGTTCTATCCTGACTATTGCAGATGCTCCGTGGCCGGGCTTTACACCCGATCTTTTAAGTATTATCCTTGTTGTGGCAACACAGGCAAAAGGCGAGGTGCTTATTCACCAGAAAATGTTTGAAAGCCGTTTGTTCTTTACAGACCGCCTTATAGACATGGGAGCTAAAATTATACTTTGCGACCCGCACAGGGCTACTGTTATAGGACACGACTTTAAGTCTACCTTAAAAGGTATTATGATGTCTTCACCGGATATCAGGGCGGGTATATCATTGCTTATCGCTGCGCTTTCTGCCAAAGGTGTAAGTACTATACAGAACAGTGACCAAATTGACCGTGGTTACGAAAGAATAGACGAAAGGCTTCGTGCTATTGGTGCTAAAATTGAACGTTTCGACTAA
- a CDS encoding cytochrome B has protein sequence MREKRFNLASRVLHWAIAFTFLYILLTVLLRMGWMNKGSMGNIIQDNLAEQNITISNDTAATIGKKVRKPMWHTHIIAGYVMTGLFVVRIILTWIQGMGFANPLKSGLSRYEKFKSWVYILFYLFLGTSLFTGLMKVLGPESTEHIMEEIHVLSLYFAVPFIVLHTFGVLIADAGKERGVISKIISGDKPLQ, from the coding sequence ATGAGAGAAAAAAGATTCAACCTTGCCAGCAGGGTTTTACACTGGGCTATCGCTTTTACATTTTTATATATCTTACTAACCGTATTGCTTAGAATGGGGTGGATGAACAAGGGCAGTATGGGAAACATAATTCAGGATAACCTCGCCGAACAGAATATAACTATCAGCAATGATACGGCTGCTACTATTGGTAAAAAAGTACGCAAGCCTATGTGGCATACCCATATTATAGCAGGATATGTAATGACAGGCCTTTTTGTGGTACGAATTATACTTACCTGGATACAGGGAATGGGATTTGCCAATCCGTTAAAGAGTGGGTTGTCACGATATGAGAAATTTAAGTCGTGGGTATATATCTTGTTTTACCTGTTTTTAGGTACATCGCTATTTACCGGACTTATGAAAGTGTTAGGTCCTGAGAGTACAGAACATATCATGGAAGAGATACACGTGCTGTCGCTTTATTTTGCCGTTCCGTTTATTGTATTGCATACCTTCGGTGTTCTTATAGCCGATGCAGGGAAGGAGAGGGGCGTCATCTCTAAAATAATTAGTGGAGATAAACCCTTACAATAA
- a CDS encoding phosphofructokinase translates to MPKQILTITLNPTVDKSSTVENIKPEKKLRCSMPVYEPGGGGINVSRGLERLGVPSVAFFPIGGRTGELLTELLDKEGITTKTVNVTADTRENFIVVDTSNNEQYRFGMPGEDITKDEATAIHDAIMGISPFPEIVVISGSLPEGISSGFLTKLVKELKAKNVKVIADTSGEALEEIVKEGVFMLKPNLGELSKFVGKEELDNESADDAAKQLIDEGKAEIVAVSMGPQGAYVVTKDETVHVGAPSVRKKSTVGAGDSMVAGMVSVLANGGSTQEMARMGVACGTAATMSNGTGLFTKENAEKLYKWLSR, encoded by the coding sequence ATGCCAAAACAGATTCTTACTATTACCCTTAACCCAACTGTAGACAAAAGCAGTACGGTAGAAAACATTAAACCCGAAAAAAAACTACGCTGCTCTATGCCGGTTTACGAACCCGGAGGAGGCGGTATAAATGTGTCGCGCGGACTGGAACGCCTGGGCGTACCTTCTGTTGCATTTTTTCCTATTGGAGGGCGGACTGGGGAATTGCTTACAGAGCTTCTGGATAAAGAAGGCATTACTACAAAAACTGTGAATGTTACAGCCGACACCCGCGAAAACTTTATTGTGGTAGATACATCTAACAACGAGCAGTATCGTTTTGGCATGCCCGGAGAAGATATCACCAAAGATGAAGCTACGGCTATTCATGATGCTATTATGGGCATCTCCCCTTTTCCTGAAATTGTGGTAATAAGTGGAAGCCTTCCCGAAGGTATAAGCTCCGGGTTTTTAACTAAACTGGTTAAGGAACTTAAAGCTAAAAATGTTAAGGTTATTGCCGACACGTCTGGCGAAGCTCTGGAAGAAATAGTAAAAGAAGGCGTGTTTATGCTTAAGCCTAATCTTGGAGAACTAAGCAAATTTGTTGGCAAGGAAGAACTGGATAACGAATCGGCTGATGACGCCGCAAAACAACTTATAGACGAAGGCAAAGCCGAAATTGTAGCTGTTTCTATGGGTCCACAGGGTGCTTATGTGGTTACCAAAGACGAGACGGTACATGTTGGTGCACCATCCGTCAGAAAAAAAAGCACTGTGGGCGCAGGAGACAGCATGGTTGCCGGAATGGTAAGCGTACTGGCAAACGGTGGCAGTACGCAGGAGATGGCACGAATGGGTGTTGCCTGCGGTACAGCAGCGACCATGAGCAACGGCACAGGGCTGTTTACCAAAGAGAATGCCGAAAAACTATACAAATGGTTATCAAGGTAG
- a CDS encoding beta-galactosidase, with amino-acid sequence MDIDNAFKITKAHFGDSFQWGVSTAAFQIEGGHDADGKGLSIWDVFTAKKGRVKSGHHAMTACNFYGCYEDDIQLINELNIPNFRFSISWSRLLPNGTGEINQKGIDYYNNLIDHMLQHGIEPWVTIYHWDLPHALELKGGWTNRDCVAWFTEFATLCAKSFGDRVKNWMVINEPSVFTGAGYFLGIHAPGKRGLSNFFKAVHHVTLATAAGGRILREFVTHANIGTTFSCTHIEPVSDKKRHIAAAKRVDTLLNRTFIEPILGLGYPMDDLPVLRKLNRYMHPEDRNNMAFDFDFIGLQCYTREIVRSSMLTPYIGAALVSAEKRKVPLITEMKWEVYPEAMHHILTKFNQYEGIKKIIITENGAAFPDIIENGKVNDTLRTQYIKDHLAQVLKAKNEGIKVDGYFVWSLTDNFEWAEGYHARFGLIHIDFETQQRTIKQSGRWYSQFLSDEK; translated from the coding sequence ATGGATATAGACAATGCTTTTAAAATAACGAAAGCCCATTTTGGAGACAGTTTCCAATGGGGCGTTTCTACGGCTGCCTTTCAGATTGAAGGAGGCCACGATGCCGACGGCAAAGGACTTTCTATCTGGGATGTTTTTACCGCCAAAAAAGGACGGGTAAAAAGCGGCCACCACGCCATGACAGCCTGTAACTTCTACGGCTGCTATGAAGATGACATTCAGCTCATCAATGAATTAAATATTCCTAACTTCAGGTTTTCTATAAGCTGGTCACGACTGCTACCTAACGGTACCGGGGAGATCAACCAAAAGGGAATTGACTATTACAACAATCTTATCGACCATATGCTGCAACACGGTATAGAACCTTGGGTAACCATTTACCATTGGGATTTGCCGCATGCGCTTGAACTTAAAGGCGGATGGACCAATCGCGATTGCGTTGCATGGTTTACCGAATTTGCCACACTTTGTGCCAAAAGTTTTGGCGACAGGGTTAAGAACTGGATGGTTATAAACGAGCCATCGGTATTTACCGGTGCAGGATACTTTTTAGGCATCCATGCGCCAGGCAAACGCGGGCTGTCTAATTTTTTTAAAGCGGTGCATCATGTTACACTTGCTACAGCCGCAGGCGGAAGGATATTGCGCGAATTTGTTACCCATGCCAATATAGGTACTACCTTTTCGTGTACGCATATAGAACCTGTATCCGACAAAAAAAGACACATTGCCGCTGCCAAACGTGTAGACACACTGCTTAACCGAACTTTCATAGAACCCATACTCGGCTTAGGCTATCCAATGGATGATCTACCTGTCCTGCGAAAACTTAACCGCTATATGCACCCCGAAGACAGGAACAACATGGCTTTCGACTTCGATTTTATAGGGTTGCAATGTTATACCCGTGAAATTGTACGATCGTCTATGCTTACCCCTTATATAGGTGCTGCATTGGTCTCTGCCGAAAAACGTAAAGTGCCGCTTATTACAGAAATGAAATGGGAAGTATATCCTGAAGCTATGCATCATATACTTACCAAGTTCAACCAATACGAAGGCATCAAAAAGATAATAATTACCGAGAATGGCGCTGCTTTTCCTGATATAATAGAGAACGGAAAAGTAAACGACACGCTTAGAACCCAATATATTAAGGATCACTTAGCACAAGTATTGAAAGCCAAAAACGAAGGCATTAAGGTAGATGGCTATTTTGTATGGAGCCTAACCGACAATTTTGAATGGGCAGAAGGCTACCACGCCCGCTTTGGGCTTATACATATTGATTTTGAAACCCAGCAGCGCACCATCAAACAATCGGGTCGTTGGTACAGTCAGTTTTTATCGGATGAAAAATAA